A section of the Centropristis striata isolate RG_2023a ecotype Rhode Island chromosome 7, C.striata_1.0, whole genome shotgun sequence genome encodes:
- the LOC131974391 gene encoding uncharacterized protein LOC131974391 — protein MTSIICSVRGCHNNWRKRRASLQQMCFEHGKTRAECCGATFNLYPPPSTDEARRMWLKALNLKKPPKKPYICSFHFVDGRPSAQHPYPEKWLGYVPPAKKARRMLVRLQETPSTSFASHETDAMTDVMSDEMTDGMPHRDASTQWIMEHHNYAADPLHCPHLHDQATQCPEQHQVHTELLRNDRLSLLYTGLSLDAFQALADELTAGCSISQLHPKDKLLMTLMKLRLNLLQDDLAERFRVSQSVVSRVISQWLDLMEEKMRCCVPWLPRETIQATMPQCFKEHYPSTTCIIDCSETPLQKAHNLDSRSESYSHYYGQNTIKFLIAIAPCGLIMFISPAYGGRCSDKFITANSGFLEYLRPGDEVMADRGFVIQDLLFERKVKLVLPAFTRRGLPLSEEDTTNTRRIANVRVHVERVIGRLKNYRIVSQTVPINLAPKFDKILRVCAGLCNLRGDIIQEDEE, from the exons ATGACCAGCATTATTTGTTCCGTGCGGGGCTGTCACAATAATTGGAGAAAAAGACGGGCGTCCCTGCAACAAATGTGTTTTGAACACGGGAAAACCAGGGCTGAATGTTGTGGGGCAACATTTAACCTTTATCCTCCACCATCCACTGATGAGGCCCGGCGTATGTGGCTGAAGGCGCTAAATCTGAAGAAGCCTCCGAAAAAACCCTACATTTGTTCCTTTCATTTTGTGGATGGCAGACCATCAGCCCAACACCCATACCCCGAGAAGTGGTTGGGATATGTTCCTCCGGCGAAAAAGGCTCGTCGGATGCTTGTGAGGCTCCAAG AAACACCCTCAACCAGCTTTGCAAGCCACGAGACGGATGCGATGACTGATGTCATGAGTGATGAGATGACTGATGGGATGCCACACCGTGATGCTTCTACACAGTGGATCATGGAACATCACAACTATGCTGCTGACCCACTCCATTGTCCTCACCTCCATGACCAGGCAACACAGTGTCCCGAACAACATCAGGTACACACCGAACTTCTCCGGAATGATCGGCTGTCTTTACTGTACACTGGGTTGTCACTGGATGCATTTCAGGCTTTGGCCGACGAGCTGACAGCAGGATGCAGCATCTCTCAGCTACACCCCAAGGATAAGCTGTTGATGACCCTGATGAAGCTCCGACTGAACCTATTGCAGGACGACCTCGCAGAGAGGTTCAGAGTGTCTCAGTCTGTGGTCAGTAGGGTAATCTCTCAGTGGCTGGACCTCATGGAGGAGAAGATGAGGTGCTGTGTTCCATGGCTGCCCAGGGAGACGATCCAAGCAACAATGCCACAGTGCTTCAAGGAACATTATCCATCAACAACATGCATCATCGACTGTTCTGAGACCCCTCTTCAGAAGGCTCACAATCTTGACTCAAGAAGCGAGTCTTACAGTCATTACTATGGGCAAAATACCATAAAGTTCCTCATAGCTATTGCACCATGTGGATTAATAATGTTCATCTCGCCAGCATATGGTGGGAGATGCAGTGACAAGTTCATCACAGCCAACTCAGGGTTTCTGGAGTATCTGCGTCCAGGTGATGAGGTGATGGCTGACAGAGGATTTGTTATCCAAGATCTTCTGTTTGAACGTAAAGTCAAGCTCGTCCTGCCAGCTTTCACCAGAAGAGGCCTTCCTTTGTCTGAAGAAGACACCACCAACACGAGGCGCATAGCCAACGTCCGTGTGCACGTTGAGAGGGTTATTGGCCGCCTGAAGAACTACAGAATAGTCTCTCAAACAGTGCCCATTAACCTCGCCCCGAAATTTGATAAAATTCTTAGAGTCTGTGCAGGTCTATGTAATCTTCGTGGGGACATTATACAAGAAGATGAGGAATAG